One window of Kineococcus endophyticus genomic DNA carries:
- the secF gene encoding protein translocase subunit SecF, with protein sequence MGMAELGNRLYTGESSFDFVGRKKLWFLIAAALVLVSAVLLWKPGLTFGIEFEGGSEFRVSGSANQDAAREAVEAVLPGTVPTVTSVGQDGVRVQTEALSSGQLDAVKGELVQRMDVPASEVTSSSIGPSWGADVTNKAVTGLIVFLVLVSIVMTLYFRAWTMALASLVALFHDLVITAGVYAAVGFEVTPASVIGFLTILGYSLYDTVVVFDKVRENTTEAFLKRDRSFSQAANLAINQTVVRSVNTTVVALLPVAAILFIGDLLLGAGTLRDISLALFVGMLVGAYSSIFVATPLLVVLRGREARVKELDAAATGPARTEDTVAAAEPQA encoded by the coding sequence ATGGGCATGGCAGAACTGGGCAACCGGCTCTACACCGGTGAGTCCTCCTTCGACTTCGTGGGCCGCAAGAAGCTGTGGTTCCTCATCGCCGCAGCCCTCGTGCTGGTCTCGGCGGTGCTGCTGTGGAAGCCGGGCCTGACGTTCGGCATCGAGTTCGAGGGCGGGTCGGAGTTCCGCGTCAGCGGCTCGGCGAACCAGGACGCGGCCCGCGAGGCCGTCGAGGCCGTGCTGCCCGGGACGGTGCCGACCGTCACGAGCGTCGGTCAGGACGGTGTCCGGGTGCAGACGGAGGCGCTCTCCTCCGGCCAGCTGGACGCGGTCAAGGGCGAACTGGTCCAGCGGATGGACGTCCCGGCGAGCGAGGTGACCTCCTCGAGCATCGGTCCGAGCTGGGGCGCCGACGTCACGAACAAGGCCGTCACGGGTCTGATCGTGTTCCTCGTCCTCGTCTCGATCGTCATGACGCTGTACTTCCGCGCCTGGACGATGGCGCTCGCCTCGCTCGTCGCGCTGTTCCACGACCTCGTCATCACCGCCGGCGTCTACGCGGCCGTCGGCTTCGAGGTGACGCCGGCCTCCGTCATCGGGTTCCTGACGATCCTGGGGTACTCGCTCTACGACACCGTCGTGGTCTTCGACAAAGTGCGCGAGAACACGACCGAGGCGTTCCTCAAGCGGGACCGGTCGTTCTCGCAGGCCGCCAACCTGGCGATCAACCAGACCGTCGTCCGGTCGGTCAACACGACGGTCGTCGCGCTGCTGCCCGTCGCGGCGATCCTCTTCATCGGGGACCTGCTGCTCGGGGCCGGCACGCTGCGGGACATCAGCCTCGCGCTGTTCGTCGGGATGCTCGTGGGCGCGTACTCCTCGATCTTCGTGGCGACGCCGCTGCTCGTCGTGCTCCGCGGCCGCGAGGCCCGCGTCAAGGAACTCGACGCGGCGGCGACCGGCCCGGCCCGCACCGAGGACACCGTCGCTGCCGCGGAGCCGCAGGCGTGA
- a CDS encoding DUF349 domain-containing protein, translating into MRQVTEQPQEPASSQDVADTPQTTETTPDAQAEAPVEAPTDTPVEAPVEAPAEAEGDASEEASATEEAAQERPATPAPAPRPTPGAVRPTPRPVQPPAPPVAAAPEATEVGHTTSVDREAAAAFGRVDENGTVWVRRADGEHEVGAYPDATPEEAVAYFVRKYEELVAQVDLFDQRLRSTELGGKDIVAGVSGLRTALAETRAVGDLDALAARVEALATVADEARAAADRARAAHREELRTARLAIVEEAEGIAGQDPEKVQWRASGERLRTLFEDWKTAQREGRLDKRSEDELWKRFSHARSAFDKMRRHHFAALGEQRNSIRSDKEKLVVEAEALSTSTDWRGTTNAYRALMDRWKAAGRLGRKDDDALWDRFRAAQDVFFAARTAANEAVDEEFKDNLVVKEQLLVEAEALLPIKDLAAAKKALAGIQDRWDAAGKVPRNDLGRVEGRLRAVETAVRDAEQARWSRTNPEAQARAGGLASQLENAIRDLEADVEKARASGDARALSRAEEALRARRAWLDAAQATLREVR; encoded by the coding sequence ATGAGGCAGGTGACCGAGCAGCCGCAGGAGCCGGCGTCCTCCCAGGACGTGGCGGACACCCCCCAGACCACCGAGACCACCCCCGACGCGCAGGCCGAGGCGCCCGTCGAGGCGCCCACGGACACCCCCGTCGAGGCGCCTGTCGAGGCCCCCGCCGAGGCCGAGGGCGACGCCTCCGAGGAAGCCTCGGCGACGGAGGAGGCCGCGCAGGAGCGACCGGCGACGCCGGCCCCCGCGCCGCGCCCGACGCCCGGTGCGGTCCGGCCCACCCCGCGTCCGGTGCAGCCCCCGGCCCCGCCGGTCGCCGCCGCGCCGGAGGCGACCGAGGTCGGTCACACCACCTCCGTGGACCGCGAGGCCGCCGCGGCGTTCGGCCGGGTCGACGAGAACGGCACCGTCTGGGTGCGGCGCGCCGACGGCGAGCACGAGGTGGGCGCCTACCCCGACGCCACGCCCGAGGAGGCCGTCGCCTACTTCGTGCGCAAGTACGAGGAGCTCGTCGCGCAGGTCGACCTCTTCGACCAGCGGCTGCGCAGCACCGAGCTCGGCGGCAAGGACATCGTCGCCGGCGTCAGCGGCCTGCGCACCGCCCTCGCCGAGACGCGCGCCGTCGGCGACCTCGACGCGCTCGCGGCCCGGGTCGAGGCCCTGGCGACCGTGGCCGACGAGGCCCGCGCCGCGGCCGACCGCGCCCGCGCGGCCCACCGCGAGGAGTTGCGCACCGCGCGTCTCGCCATCGTCGAGGAGGCCGAGGGCATCGCCGGGCAGGACCCGGAGAAGGTCCAGTGGCGCGCCTCGGGCGAGCGGTTGCGGACCCTGTTCGAGGACTGGAAGACCGCGCAGCGCGAGGGCCGCCTCGACAAGCGGTCCGAGGACGAGCTGTGGAAGCGCTTCAGCCACGCCCGCAGCGCGTTCGACAAGATGCGCCGCCACCACTTCGCGGCCCTGGGCGAGCAGCGGAACTCGATCCGGTCCGACAAGGAGAAGCTCGTCGTCGAGGCCGAAGCGCTGTCGACGTCGACGGACTGGCGCGGTACGACGAACGCCTACCGCGCGCTCATGGACCGCTGGAAGGCGGCGGGCCGGCTGGGACGCAAGGACGACGACGCCCTGTGGGACCGCTTCCGCGCAGCGCAGGACGTGTTCTTCGCGGCCCGCACCGCGGCCAACGAGGCGGTGGACGAGGAGTTCAAGGACAACCTCGTCGTCAAGGAGCAGCTCCTCGTCGAGGCCGAGGCGCTGCTGCCCATCAAGGACCTGGCAGCGGCCAAGAAGGCCCTCGCGGGCATCCAGGACCGCTGGGACGCCGCGGGCAAGGTCCCCCGGAACGACCTCGGCCGGGTCGAGGGCCGTCTGCGGGCCGTCGAGACGGCGGTCCGGGACGCCGAGCAGGCGCGGTGGTCCCGCACGAACCCCGAGGCGCAGGCCCGCGCGGGCGGGCTCGCGAGCCAGCTCGAGAACGCGATCCGCGACCTCGAGGCCGACGTCGAGAAGGCCCGCGCCTCCGGCGACGCGCGTGCCCTGTCCCGTGCCGAGGAGGCCCTGCGGGCCCGTCGCGCGTGGCTCGACGCGGCGCAGGCCACCCTGCGCGAGGTGCGCTGA
- a CDS encoding MBL fold metallo-hydrolase, translating into MIVDRVEASVFGTNCYVLAPEDGAECVVVDPGVGVADRLADVLRRRRLKPVAVLLTHGHVDHTWSVTPVCGAHGVAATIHADDAYRLHDPLSTLGGPLRAALEATTGRVTWADPEEVVTVHDAQRWSGAGLELTVTHAPGHTEGSVLFTVDRPGRPDLVLSGDVLFAGSIGRTDLPGGDPSAMRRSLVEKVLTLADDVDVLPGHGPATTVGRERVSNPHLLALR; encoded by the coding sequence GTGATCGTCGACCGCGTCGAGGCGTCCGTCTTCGGGACGAACTGCTACGTGCTGGCTCCCGAGGACGGCGCCGAGTGCGTCGTCGTCGATCCGGGCGTCGGGGTGGCCGACCGCCTCGCGGACGTGCTGCGGCGGCGCCGGCTCAAGCCCGTGGCCGTGCTGCTGACCCACGGCCACGTGGACCACACGTGGTCGGTCACGCCGGTGTGCGGCGCCCACGGCGTCGCCGCCACCATCCACGCGGACGACGCCTACCGGCTGCACGACCCGCTGAGCACCCTGGGCGGACCGCTGCGGGCGGCGCTGGAGGCCACCACGGGCCGGGTCACGTGGGCCGACCCCGAGGAGGTCGTCACCGTCCACGACGCCCAGCGCTGGTCCGGTGCGGGGCTGGAGCTGACCGTGACGCACGCCCCGGGGCACACCGAGGGATCGGTCCTGTTCACCGTCGACCGGCCCGGCCGCCCCGACCTCGTCCTGTCCGGCGACGTCCTGTTCGCCGGGTCCATCGGCCGGACGGACCTGCCCGGCGGGGACCCGTCGGCGATGCGCCGCAGCCTGGTCGAGAAGGTCCTGACCCTCGCCGACGACGTGGACGTGCTGCCCGGGCACGGACCCGCGACGACCGTCGGCCGCGAGCGGGTGAGCAACCCCCACCTGCTGGCGTTGCGCTGA
- a CDS encoding RelA/SpoT family protein translates to MADGTDTHATSAPATPDDTPDATRTPPAQGAVVPAPQPAQRPAGGARPNGPERRRGQEQYTGPVTAGRMLSRLARFGQHRQQSVSPVLEPLLRTVRATHPKADLSVVEKAFERAERAHDGQRRKSGDPYITHPVAVATILAELGMTPSTLAAALLHDTVEDTDYTLQMLRADFGDEIALLVDGVTKLDKVTYGDAAQAETVRKMVVAMAKDIRVLVIKLADRLHNARTWRYVSATSAEKKARETLEIYAPLAHRLGMNTIKWELEDLSFATVYPKVFDEIVRLVADRAPAREEYLQGVRAQIEDDLKDARVKATVTGRPKHYYSIYQKMIVRGRDFAEIYDLVGVRVLVDSVRDCYAVLGALHARWNPVPGRFKDYIAMPKFNMYQSLHTTVIGPEGKPVEIQIRTYTMHQRAEYGVAAHWKYKDDPNAVAAGTRPQTEMDWLKSVVDWQRESATGDFLDDLRWEIGANQVFVFTPKGDVQQLPAGSTPIDFAYAVHTEVGHRTMGARVNGRLVPLDSTLDNGDLVEVFTSKADGAAPSRDWLTFVKSPRARNKIKQHFSKERREEAIEEGKDEIARAMRKQHLPLQRLLSHDSLVVVARELNHPDVSALYAAVGERHVSAQHVVDKLIAAVGGEAAVEEDLAEATTPGRNRPSRSSGEAGVVVAGADDVWVKLAKCCTPVPNDPIVGFVTRGAGVSVHRDDCENVVTLRQEPERIVDVQWASAMPTGQTRLFLVQIQVEALDRARLLSDVTRVLSDNHVNILSATVSTSRDRVALSKFSFEMAEPSHLNQVLGAVRKVDGVFDAYRVMASRPQKG, encoded by the coding sequence ATGGCAGACGGCACGGACACCCACGCCACGAGCGCCCCCGCCACGCCCGACGACACGCCGGACGCGACGAGGACACCGCCTGCGCAGGGGGCCGTGGTCCCCGCCCCCCAGCCCGCCCAGCGGCCCGCGGGGGGTGCCCGGCCGAACGGTCCGGAGCGCCGCCGCGGCCAGGAGCAGTACACCGGCCCGGTCACGGCCGGGCGCATGCTCTCCCGCCTGGCCCGCTTCGGCCAACACCGCCAGCAGAGCGTCTCGCCGGTCCTGGAACCCCTGCTGCGCACCGTGCGCGCGACGCACCCCAAGGCCGACCTGTCGGTGGTGGAGAAGGCGTTCGAGCGCGCCGAGCGCGCCCACGACGGTCAGCGCCGCAAGAGCGGCGACCCGTACATCACCCACCCCGTCGCCGTGGCGACGATCCTGGCCGAGCTGGGCATGACGCCGTCGACGCTGGCGGCCGCCCTCCTGCACGACACCGTCGAGGACACCGACTACACGCTGCAGATGCTGCGCGCCGACTTCGGCGACGAGATCGCGCTGCTCGTCGACGGCGTCACCAAGCTCGACAAGGTCACCTACGGCGACGCGGCCCAGGCCGAGACCGTCCGCAAGATGGTCGTGGCGATGGCCAAGGACATCCGCGTCCTCGTCATCAAGCTGGCCGACCGGCTGCACAACGCGCGCACCTGGCGGTACGTCTCGGCCACGTCGGCGGAGAAGAAGGCCCGCGAGACGCTCGAGATCTACGCGCCCCTGGCGCACCGGCTCGGCATGAACACCATCAAGTGGGAGCTGGAGGACCTGTCGTTCGCGACGGTCTACCCCAAGGTGTTCGACGAGATCGTCCGGCTCGTCGCCGACCGGGCCCCCGCCCGCGAGGAGTACCTGCAGGGCGTGCGGGCCCAGATCGAGGACGACCTCAAGGACGCGCGGGTCAAGGCCACCGTGACGGGCCGGCCCAAGCACTACTACTCGATCTACCAGAAGATGATCGTGCGCGGCCGCGACTTCGCGGAGATCTACGACCTCGTCGGGGTCCGCGTCCTGGTCGACTCGGTCCGCGACTGCTACGCCGTCCTCGGTGCGCTGCACGCGCGCTGGAACCCGGTCCCCGGCCGGTTCAAGGACTACATCGCGATGCCCAAGTTCAACATGTACCAGTCGCTGCACACGACGGTCATCGGACCCGAGGGCAAACCCGTCGAGATCCAGATCCGCACGTACACGATGCACCAGCGCGCCGAGTACGGCGTTGCGGCGCACTGGAAGTACAAGGACGACCCGAACGCCGTGGCGGCCGGCACGCGGCCGCAGACGGAGATGGACTGGCTGAAGTCCGTCGTCGACTGGCAGCGGGAGTCCGCCACGGGCGACTTCCTCGACGACCTGCGCTGGGAGATCGGCGCGAACCAGGTCTTCGTCTTCACGCCCAAGGGCGACGTCCAGCAGTTGCCGGCCGGCTCGACGCCGATCGACTTCGCGTACGCCGTCCACACCGAGGTCGGGCACCGCACGATGGGCGCCCGGGTCAACGGCCGGCTCGTCCCGCTCGACTCCACCCTCGACAACGGCGACCTCGTCGAGGTGTTCACGTCCAAGGCGGACGGTGCGGCGCCCAGCCGGGACTGGCTGACCTTCGTCAAGAGCCCCCGGGCGCGCAACAAGATCAAGCAGCACTTCTCCAAGGAGCGCCGCGAGGAGGCGATCGAGGAGGGCAAGGACGAGATCGCCCGCGCCATGCGCAAGCAGCACCTGCCGCTGCAGCGCCTGCTGTCGCACGACTCCCTCGTCGTCGTCGCCCGCGAGCTCAACCACCCCGACGTCTCGGCCCTGTACGCCGCGGTGGGGGAGCGGCACGTCTCGGCCCAGCACGTCGTCGACAAGCTCATCGCGGCCGTCGGTGGGGAGGCCGCCGTCGAGGAGGACCTCGCCGAGGCGACCACCCCGGGCCGGAACCGTCCCAGCCGCAGCAGCGGTGAGGCCGGTGTCGTCGTCGCCGGGGCGGACGACGTCTGGGTCAAGCTCGCGAAGTGCTGCACGCCCGTGCCGAACGACCCGATCGTCGGGTTCGTCACGCGGGGTGCGGGGGTGTCGGTGCACCGGGACGACTGCGAGAACGTCGTGACCCTGCGCCAGGAACCCGAGCGCATCGTCGACGTGCAGTGGGCCTCGGCGATGCCCACCGGGCAGACGCGCCTGTTCCTCGTCCAGATCCAGGTCGAGGCGCTGGACCGGGCCCGGCTGCTCTCGGACGTCACGCGCGTGCTGTCCGACAACCACGTGAACATCCTGTCGGCGACCGTCAGCACGAGCCGGGACCGCGTGGCCCTGTCGAAGTTCTCCTTCGAGATGGCCGAGCCGAGCCACCTGAACCAGGTCCTCGGGGCGGTCCGGAAGGTGGACGGGGTCTTCGACGCCTACCGCGTCATGGCGTCGCGGCCGCAGAAGGGCTGA
- the secD gene encoding protein translocase subunit SecD, translating into MSNDRPTGPPRVRRGAPIRRPHPGRTLVALVLVVVAVFAAVGAGSIWSSAKWSPGLALDLEGGTQVVLTPRSATGGAVPAEQVQRAAEIIRQRVDATGLSETEVQVQGGQNISVSIPGEATRQQLDLISQSAQLRMRVVLAAVPVEQAQQPVPTPSATPSGEATPGATPSGEATPSGTASGAATTPAPTQSADGAAAPAALQAATTPPAEPQATTTAPSLAEIATPTPTPGPGQPTGTPTASPTDASDQAWLSIPDLVQRFQALDCSDPAQRQGGIVDDPAKVLVTCDQDGAYKYVLGPAELEGTDLVSATAAQATNNQGFTTGAWVVRIKFDAAGAERFSALTTRISTLESPRNQFAAVLDGLVVTAPTVNQRFGADVDIEGNFTQASADALAQQLQFGALPVSFTVQTEEQISATLGADQLRNGLIAGVVGLVLVVAYMLVQYRALGLVTVASLVLSGALTYGVILLLSWLQGFRLSLAGVAGLIVAIGVTADSFILFFERVRDEIRDGRILSSAVEAGWRRARRTIIISDAVSLLSAVVLYILAVGNVRGFAYTLGITTIIDLVIVVLFTHPVVAVLAKTKFFGGGHKLSGFDPEHLGSVVARHALHHGEHRPTVAELRRAEREKARSGGGAGETPRDDRDDANGDES; encoded by the coding sequence GTGTCCAACGACCGGCCCACCGGCCCCCCACGCGTGCGCCGCGGCGCACCGATCCGTCGACCCCACCCCGGCCGCACCCTGGTGGCCCTGGTGCTCGTCGTCGTCGCCGTCTTCGCGGCGGTGGGGGCCGGTTCGATCTGGAGCTCGGCGAAGTGGTCGCCGGGTCTGGCGCTCGACCTCGAGGGCGGGACGCAGGTCGTCCTGACGCCGCGCTCGGCCACCGGTGGGGCCGTCCCCGCCGAGCAGGTGCAGCGGGCGGCGGAGATCATCCGCCAGCGCGTCGACGCCACGGGGCTGTCCGAGACCGAGGTGCAGGTCCAGGGCGGCCAGAACATCTCGGTCTCCATCCCCGGTGAGGCCACGCGCCAGCAGCTCGACCTCATCTCCCAGTCGGCGCAGCTGCGCATGCGCGTCGTGCTGGCCGCCGTCCCCGTGGAGCAAGCGCAGCAGCCCGTGCCGACCCCGAGCGCGACGCCGTCCGGCGAGGCCACCCCGGGAGCGACCCCGTCCGGTGAGGCCACCCCGAGCGGCACGGCCAGCGGAGCGGCCACGACACCCGCGCCCACCCAGAGCGCCGACGGTGCGGCGGCGCCCGCCGCCCTGCAGGCGGCCACGACGCCGCCGGCGGAGCCGCAGGCGACGACGACCGCGCCGAGCCTGGCCGAGATCGCGACCCCGACCCCGACCCCGGGTCCGGGTCAGCCCACCGGGACGCCCACCGCCTCGCCCACCGACGCCAGCGACCAGGCGTGGCTGTCGATCCCCGACCTCGTGCAGCGCTTCCAGGCGCTCGACTGCTCCGACCCGGCCCAGCGGCAGGGCGGCATCGTCGACGACCCGGCCAAGGTGCTCGTGACGTGCGACCAGGACGGCGCGTACAAGTACGTCCTCGGCCCGGCCGAGCTCGAGGGCACCGACCTCGTCAGCGCCACCGCGGCCCAGGCCACGAACAACCAGGGCTTCACCACCGGGGCGTGGGTCGTCCGCATCAAGTTCGACGCCGCCGGTGCCGAGCGCTTCTCCGCGCTCACGACCCGCATCTCCACGCTCGAGTCGCCGCGCAACCAGTTCGCCGCCGTCCTGGACGGGCTCGTCGTCACGGCACCCACGGTGAACCAGCGCTTCGGCGCGGACGTCGACATCGAGGGCAACTTCACCCAGGCCTCCGCCGACGCGCTCGCCCAGCAGCTGCAGTTCGGTGCACTGCCGGTGTCCTTCACGGTGCAGACGGAGGAGCAGATCTCCGCGACGCTCGGGGCGGACCAGCTGCGCAACGGCCTCATCGCCGGCGTCGTCGGCCTCGTCCTCGTCGTCGCCTACATGCTCGTGCAGTACCGCGCCCTGGGCCTGGTGACGGTCGCCAGCCTGGTGCTGTCCGGGGCGCTGACCTACGGCGTCATCCTGCTGCTGAGCTGGCTGCAGGGCTTCCGCCTCAGCCTGGCCGGGGTGGCCGGCCTCATCGTGGCCATCGGCGTCACGGCGGACTCTTTCATCCTGTTCTTCGAACGCGTCCGCGACGAGATCCGCGACGGGCGCATCCTGTCCTCCGCGGTCGAGGCCGGTTGGCGCCGCGCCCGGCGGACGATCATCATCTCCGACGCGGTCAGCCTGCTGTCGGCCGTCGTCCTCTACATCCTCGCGGTGGGCAACGTCCGCGGGTTCGCCTACACCCTGGGCATCACGACGATCATCGACCTCGTCATCGTCGTGCTGTTCACCCACCCCGTGGTCGCGGTCCTGGCGAAGACGAAGTTCTTCGGCGGCGGGCACAAGCTGTCCGGGTTCGACCCCGAGCACCTGGGGTCCGTCGTGGCCCGGCACGCCCTGCACCACGGCGAGCACCGGCCGACCGTCGCCGAACTGCGCCGGGCCGAGCGCGAGAAGGCCCGCAGCGGCGGGGGAGCGGGCGAGACACCCCGTGACGACCGGGACGACGCGAACGGGGACGAGTCCTGA
- the yajC gene encoding preprotein translocase subunit YajC: MGGSSSSLFFLLIMAALLVFMFSRTRKQQKAQQQMQNDIGPGAEVMTTSGMFGTVVERTAEHVVIEIAPGLQTRWTPRAVARVVTPVAPVEEAPLSEADRAPDSLEGLDLTKRDGDTPGESGTGTPRA; the protein is encoded by the coding sequence GTGGGTGGTAGCAGCAGCTCGTTGTTCTTCCTGTTGATCATGGCCGCGCTGCTGGTCTTCATGTTCAGCCGGACGCGCAAGCAGCAGAAGGCCCAGCAGCAGATGCAGAACGACATCGGCCCGGGTGCGGAGGTCATGACGACCTCCGGCATGTTCGGGACGGTCGTCGAGCGCACGGCCGAGCACGTGGTCATCGAGATCGCTCCCGGCCTGCAGACCCGCTGGACGCCGCGCGCCGTGGCCCGCGTGGTCACCCCGGTGGCTCCCGTCGAGGAGGCTCCGCTGAGCGAGGCCGACCGCGCGCCGGACTCCCTCGAGGGGCTCGACCTGACCAAGCGCGACGGGGACACGCCCGGCGAGAGCGGAACCGGTACCCCTCGCGCATAG
- a CDS encoding pentapeptide repeat-containing protein translates to MPTPRRVPAGPDASRYAPGLPDPDLPADEEELQHRTQPPLTGGDHDGELFPADLDLSGVDARDARFLGCVVRCARADALQLAGARFVDCRITGLGATEAPWRAGTWRDTVVEGCRIGALDLSTASWNRVLVRGGRVDFANLRGAELVDVTFDGVDLRDLDLGSANLRRVRFSGCRIGRLDVTGARLEAVDLRGSDITDGLDGVGDLRGAVVSSSQLLQLAPLMAAHLGVVVED, encoded by the coding sequence GTGCCGACCCCCCGCCGGGTCCCCGCCGGGCCCGACGCCAGCCGCTACGCCCCGGGCCTGCCGGACCCCGACCTGCCCGCGGACGAGGAGGAGCTGCAGCACCGGACGCAGCCGCCGCTCACCGGCGGCGACCACGACGGCGAGCTGTTCCCCGCCGACCTGGACCTGTCCGGGGTCGACGCCCGCGACGCGCGGTTCCTGGGCTGCGTCGTGCGCTGCGCCCGCGCCGACGCCCTGCAGCTGGCGGGCGCCCGGTTCGTCGACTGCCGCATCACCGGTCTGGGCGCGACCGAGGCGCCGTGGCGGGCGGGGACGTGGCGGGACACGGTCGTGGAGGGCTGCCGCATCGGGGCACTGGACCTGTCGACCGCCTCGTGGAACCGCGTGCTGGTCCGGGGCGGGCGCGTCGACTTCGCCAACCTCCGCGGGGCCGAGCTGGTCGACGTGACCTTCGACGGCGTGGACCTGCGGGACCTCGACCTGGGCTCGGCCAACCTGCGGCGCGTGCGGTTCTCCGGCTGCCGGATCGGCCGTCTCGACGTCACCGGCGCCCGGCTGGAGGCGGTCGACCTGCGGGGCAGCGACATCACCGATGGCCTCGACGGCGTGGGCGACCTGCGCGGGGCCGTCGTCAGCTCGAGCCAGCTCCTCCAGCTCGCCCCGCTGATGGCCGCCCACCTGGGCGTGGTGGTCGAGGACTGA
- a CDS encoding adenine phosphoribosyltransferase: MHLPDETAARTAELVVRGFRDVPDFPEPGVVFKDITPLLADPAAFGAVTRVLADLATATGADAVAGIEARGFMLAAPAAERAGVGFWPVRKAGKLPPPVLRRDYALEYGSASLELAASAVRPGARVLVVDDVLATGGTARAACELLEEAGAHVVGLVVLLELAFLNGRAGLGDRAVVALHTQD; this comes from the coding sequence CTGCACCTGCCCGACGAGACCGCCGCCCGCACCGCCGAGCTCGTCGTCCGAGGGTTCCGCGACGTCCCGGACTTCCCCGAGCCCGGGGTCGTCTTCAAGGACATCACCCCGTTGCTGGCGGACCCGGCGGCGTTCGGGGCGGTCACGCGCGTCCTCGCCGACCTCGCGACGGCGACGGGGGCTGACGCCGTGGCCGGCATCGAGGCCCGGGGCTTCATGCTCGCCGCCCCGGCCGCCGAGCGGGCCGGTGTCGGGTTCTGGCCGGTGCGCAAGGCGGGCAAGCTGCCGCCGCCCGTGCTGCGCCGCGACTACGCCCTGGAGTACGGCAGCGCCTCCCTGGAGCTGGCCGCCTCGGCCGTGCGGCCGGGGGCCAGGGTCCTCGTCGTCGACGACGTCCTCGCCACGGGCGGGACGGCGCGGGCGGCCTGCGAACTCCTCGAGGAGGCCGGCGCGCACGTCGTCGGTCTCGTCGTCCTCCTGGAGCTGGCGTTCCTGAACGGCCGGGCGGGGCTGGGGGACCGGGCCGTCGTGGCCCTGCACACCCAGGACTGA
- a CDS encoding GNAT family N-acetyltransferase, giving the protein MTQTPTPTGSAAVTVRPAGTADLPAVSRVLATAFAADPVMATFVEGQGDRRSRLEGFFRAVLLSGPARHGAVDVAVDADGRVLGAAAWEAPGGSGHLLAQARRLPLFLASLGLRGIRRALRNQSVLAEHRPRPAHWYLTAIGVGDGARGLGVGSRLLDARLRELDARGDAAYLEASTPRSRALYETFGFRHLAAIRGLGAGVSPSSMWRPAV; this is encoded by the coding sequence GTGACCCAGACGCCCACCCCCACCGGCAGCGCCGCCGTCACCGTCCGCCCCGCCGGGACCGCCGACCTGCCCGCGGTCAGCCGCGTCCTCGCCACCGCCTTCGCCGCCGACCCCGTCATGGCGACCTTCGTCGAGGGGCAGGGGGACCGTCGGTCCCGCCTCGAGGGCTTCTTCCGCGCGGTCCTGCTGTCCGGCCCCGCCCGTCACGGGGCCGTCGACGTCGCCGTCGACGCCGACGGTCGCGTCCTCGGCGCGGCGGCCTGGGAGGCCCCCGGCGGCTCGGGACACCTGCTGGCCCAGGCGCGCCGGCTCCCGCTGTTCCTGGCCAGCCTCGGCCTGCGCGGCATCCGGCGCGCCCTGCGCAACCAGTCCGTGCTCGCCGAGCACCGGCCCCGGCCGGCCCACTGGTACCTGACGGCCATCGGGGTCGGCGACGGCGCTCGCGGGCTGGGGGTCGGGTCCCGGCTCCTCGACGCCCGGCTGCGCGAGCTCGACGCCCGGGGCGACGCGGCCTACCTCGAGGCGTCCACGCCGCGCAGCCGGGCGCTCTACGAGACCTTCGGCTTCCGCCACCTCGCGGCCATCCGCGGCCTCGGTGCCGGGGTCAGCCCGTCGTCGATGTGGCGGCCCGCCGTCTAG